One stretch of Lachnospiraceae bacterium oral taxon 096 DNA includes these proteins:
- a CDS encoding cell wall-binding protein, whose amino-acid sequence MRQLKQMATLALTGILTIAPTWNAFAASGWVNEDKSWVYYDTNGTKHKGWIQTRDGYYYMDLDTGNMSIGWKDINKKWYYFKSSGLMNLGWIKDGNTWYYNLSDGVMVSSGWLKIDGNYYYMRSNGAMAVGWRNMDNHWYYFKADGRCTFGWKKIDNKWYYFAKDGKMVTDWKEIDGNYYFMDNAGVMKTGWINVGTNRYYLDESDKHLGRMTKGWKKVGDGWYYFNSSGFLMKGWVKSGNKFYYLREDSDGKMAINTTVKIGNESYTFDKNGVYTGGKASSSAATVPEPFTSAAQTTTAETTSGSSTAQTKADAKSNPGNVIGNQGPTNLASATSTAVDQSSTAVAQSSTAATTVAKETTKASPSKPVASSKPSNVNRDGGLQEGRTDGPR is encoded by the coding sequence ATGAGACAGTTAAAGCAAATGGCAACACTTGCACTTACCGGTATCTTGACCATTGCCCCTACATGGAATGCATTCGCAGCGAGTGGCTGGGTCAATGAGGACAAGTCTTGGGTATATTACGACACAAATGGAACAAAACATAAGGGCTGGATACAGACAAGAGATGGCTACTACTATATGGATCTTGACACTGGAAATATGTCCATCGGTTGGAAGGACATCAATAAAAAATGGTATTACTTTAAGAGCAGTGGTTTGATGAATCTTGGTTGGATTAAAGATGGAAATACTTGGTATTACAATCTTTCAGATGGCGTAATGGTCTCTTCTGGCTGGCTAAAAATTGATGGCAACTACTACTATATGCGAAGCAATGGTGCAATGGCTGTTGGTTGGCGAAATATGGACAATCATTGGTACTACTTTAAGGCTGACGGTCGCTGTACTTTTGGCTGGAAAAAAATTGATAATAAGTGGTACTACTTTGCCAAAGACGGAAAAATGGTCACCGATTGGAAGGAAATTGATGGCAATTACTACTTTATGGACAATGCTGGCGTGATGAAGACAGGCTGGATCAATGTCGGCACCAATCGCTACTATCTCGATGAAAGTGACAAACATCTTGGACGAATGACTAAGGGATGGAAAAAAGTTGGTGATGGTTGGTACTACTTTAATTCTAGTGGCTTCTTGATGAAAGGCTGGGTAAAGTCAGGCAACAAATTCTACTACTTAAGAGAAGATAGTGACGGAAAAATGGCCATCAATACGACCGTCAAGATTGGAAACGAGAGTTACACCTTTGATAAAAATGGTGTTTACACTGGCGGAAAGGCAAGTTCATCTGCTGCTACTGTGCCAGAGCCATTTACAAGTGCTGCACAGACGACTACTGCAGAGACAACCAGTGGTTCTTCTACTGCCCAGACCAAGGCTGATGCTAAGTCAAATCCTGGCAATGTCATTGGCAACCAAGGGCCAACGAATCTTGCCTCCGCAACATCAACAGCAGTAGATCAATCATCAACTGCAGTGGCTCAATCATCAACTGCTGCAACTACAGTGGCAAAGGAAACAACAAAAGCCAGTCCATCAAAACCTGTTGCCTCATCAAAGCCAAGCAATGTAAATCGTGATGGCGGACTACAAGAGGGACGCACAGATGGTCCAAGATAA